TGGGTATCCCGACGGTGGCCACGGTCAGCTGGACCACCGACCAGATTATGCGCCGGTTGCTGCCGGCCGGCTCCGAACCGCTGTGGCGTGATCCCTCCGGCAGCGTGGCCCTGGCCCAGGTGCACCTGGCCGATGCCTGGCTGGGCAGCACCGCGAGCCGACTGGAGGAGGCGGCCGGGGTACGCGTGGCCTTCCTCACCCGGCTCGGCGAGGGCCTGTTGCCCGACGCCGAAACCGTGCTGCAGGAGGGTGACCTGGTGCACGTGGTGGTGCGCGAGGACCACCTCGTCGCGGCCGAGGCAGTCTTCGCCGCCGGACCCGAGGAGCACTGATGCGCGTCGCCATTGCCGGGGCTGGCGCCGTGGGCCGCTCCATCGCCAACGAACTGCTGAACAACGGCCATCATGTGCTGCTGATCGACAAGGATCCCTCGGCCATCAAGGTCGACCTGCTGCCCACGGCGCAATGGCTGCTCGCGGACGCCTGTGAGATGGCCACGCTGCATGAGGCCGAACTGCAGTCCTGTCATGTGATGGTGGCCAGCTCCGGCGACGACAAGGTCAACCTG
The sequence above is drawn from the Sporichthyaceae bacterium genome and encodes:
- a CDS encoding TrkA family potassium uptake protein, with the translated sequence MHIVIMGCGRVGSRLALVLQDKGHRVAVVDQSADAFRRLGASFTGITVQGIGFERETLLKAGIETADAFAAVSSGDNSNIISARIARETFGIAHVIARIYDPARAEVYERLGIPTVATVSWTTDQIMRRLLPAGSEPLWRDPSGSVALAQVHLADAWLGSTASRLEEAAGVRVAFLTRLGEGLLPDAETVLQEGDLVHVVVREDHLVAAEAVFAAGPEEH